The Archocentrus centrarchus isolate MPI-CPG fArcCen1 chromosome 3, fArcCen1, whole genome shotgun sequence sequence ACTCATGGTTCATGGGTAGACACTCTGCTACTCTCACAAATATGATTTCTCTCCAAAACCAGGGACTTTAAGGTCAtattggttttttttctgtcttaaagGTTAAGGGGTGTCATAGGGTGTGGAGATGAGTAAAAGCAATACTTTTGCTTTTCCAACTTCAGCAGCTACACCCTTGTCCCTCAGGCTGACAAAACACCTCTGACATATGAACAGAGGACTGCGAGTCTAGGCAAGTATTCTTGCCAAGAGAATTTTCAGCCGTCAATATTACAGCTGTGTACATACCGCCCAGTGGGAACACAAAAGATGCACTGTCTACATTGTATCAGTCTGTGAGCTCAATGCAGGACTCTAACCTGGACCGTACCTATATAATTGTGGGTGATTTCAATCAGGCCAAATTGAAGACAGTATTCCGACACTATTACAAATATGTGGATTTTGCAACTAGGGGTGAGAACATTCTTGACCAGCTCTACACAAACATTGCACAGGCATACAGAGCTGTTCCCCACGCCCACCTGGGAAACTCGGACCATCTTTCTGTTATGCTAATTCCACCTTATCAGCAAACCATCTGTGAAGCAGATCAGAACTTGGCCAGAGGGGGCTACCTCAACACTCAACACAACTCAAGACTGTTTTGACTGTACAGACTGGGCTGTTTTTAGGGTGGCTGCCACTTCCAACCAGCATGTCAACATAACGGAATACAGTCTGTGAGTCTGTGACGGATACATATCCAAATGCATGGAAGATGTGACTGTCATAAAACACTTCACCACAAGGGCAAATGTAAAACCTTGGTTCACCAGGGAGGTAtgtgagctcctgagagcacaGAATACTGCTTTCAAGTCTGGAGACAAAGAAGCTCTCAGAACTGCTAGGGCCAACTTGAACCGAGGTGTGAGAGCAGCCAAGCGTGCCTATGGTCAGAAAATCCAATCACACCTATGGCAAGGCATCCAGTCAGTAATAGATTACAGGCCTACACCCCCACTGTGCGAGGACAGCACAAATTTCCTAAACACAGTCAGCACCTTCTTCAGCTGTTTTGAGGAAAACAACACTACCACTCCAACAGAAGCCATTCACTGTTTGGACAATGCAACACTCCAACTGGACCCTGCTGACATGAGGAggaccccaggaaggctgctggTCCTGATAATATACCTGAGCATGTGCTGACTCACTTACCGATGTTCTCACAGATGTCTTCAACACCTCTCTGAGCCAAACCATCATACCAGAATGCTTCAAAGCCACCACATCACACCGCTACCCAAGAAATCCCCAGCCACATCACTGAATGACTAcgggcccatagcactcactcCCATCATGACGAAGTGCTTTGAAAGGCTGGTCAAGGCTCACATAACATCCAGCCTGTCTGCCACATTTCATCCTCTCCAGTTTGTGTACCGTCCCAAGCGCTCCACTGATGATGCCATAGCAACAGCACTTCACCTCAGCCTGGCTCATGTGgagaacagaaacagctgagTGCAGATGCTATTCATTGACTTCAGCTCCGCCTTCAACAATGTCATTCCACAACACCCAGTAAGCAAACGCAGTGCTATAGGCATCAGCACCCCGCTTTGCAAATGGCTACTAGACtttctcaccaacagaccacagacaGTAAGAGTTGGCAAAAACTCCTTACAGACCACCATCATGAACACTGGGGTCCCTCAGGGATGTGTGCCGAGTCTTTTGCTGTTTACGCTGATGACTCATGTCTGCTGTGCCAGACACAACTCGAACCacatcatcaagtttgcagacgacacaACAGTAGTGGGCCTCATCAGCAACAATGACGActcagcctacagagaggaggtacACCAACTCATCAACTGGTGTGGCATCAACAGTCTAGATGGCCGAAGGGTTCTCAGAATGGCAGACAGCAGAAAACTTTTTCAAGTGAGTTTAAGTAATACAGAAACTTGTTCACAGGTCCCTTAAGGGAGCACTGTTGGTCATTTTCTTTGCTTGGGTAGTAGTGGTAGTAATGGTAGTATCTAATCAATAATGATTTTGGACTGAATAGACATATCCACATAATACATATCCACATAACCGCATGTTCTTACACttgcaagacacacacacacacacacacacacacacacacacacacacacacacacacacacacacacacacacacacacacacacacacacacacacaccaactgattttaatgacatttatttctaatattttattttattatatattttatcctACTATATTAttctattatatattttattgttagTGCTTTGTCTTGACACTTTTGTCCtattgcatttttaatgttgcGTTCATAATAAAGTActctctgaaagtctactagatgatgtgaatgcagcattaGAGATGGTCCCTACAGCAACCATCAgtgaaaccaaccagctgatttataccacagcaacagtgatccttAAGATGCCTGGCTTTAAGATGAacaacagccacaaggagcagtactcTCCATGGAGAAGgagactagaggctaagatcgaGCAGCATGGAGGGAAGTTAGTCTGCTGtcaaagctgcagaaaggtgtgatgaggAGAGGGGGTGCTGAAGAAATACAAGTGTTCTATACCTGagaccttagaaactgccaagcaaagactcacagtcTTGGATAGCCACCTGAAGAGGTATActagagagatagaagccaggagaacaaaccagatgctctccactgaaccatccaagatgtactctcagtggcaggtgaagaaatgaaacactgaaatcacCTGTTAGATATCTGAATGAATGatatgtgtttaacttccactcagcggcaAAAGCAAGCGGAGGTTTTGAAAACAATGTCCTGGGACTCAGGCATTCTCTCCGGGTACAGTGagccggtcagctgacagctggtgaggCAAGCTGGCTGTTAGACCAGTGAGAACGAACATCTCCAAAAATATCTGAGCACTTTTGCAAGTAAGGGATATCTTGATCAATTGAGCAGATATTTGGGACAGGGAATCTTGGGACAGGAGGATACTGTTCACCCAACCTGTCTTTCAAATCTGGGGAAAAGAAGGCTGCATTTGAAGGTGCCTTTGAATTGGGACAGCCTTCATCATCTGACTGTGATGTAATCACCTTAAAATGTGGCCTTCTAAGGATGCAGGCCAGACGCACTGGTGTGTAGAAATGACAACAACGATTTAAGATGATGTAGCAGCAGAATACAGTGTGGGTGAGTCTCCCTTTCAACTCGAATGTGCGGACTTCAAACTACATACCAGTTACAAGCTATGGTGAGCTATGGTCAATAATTTATACGCCACGCTTTTTACTATATATTATATTTGTCTTTGCATGGACAATGAgatctattttcagtgattttatTTGACTTCAGCATATTTGTTCTGCTGACATGTTTGAGATTGTTTATCCTCAGACATCAACATGCGAGACTTTGGAAAAGACAGAGAGATACATGCTGTAAATCTCTGtagtttatttcttttagtttACATGGTGAAAGAGGGGGGGAAACATCTGATGCATGGTCATTATTTCTTTGGAACTGTAGTAGCTACAGTTCACAATTCACATTGTCAGCTAAAGGATTTGGAAATGCACCAACATGCTTGCTGTCTTAAAGTCCTGTGAGGTCAAATGTGTTAGCTTTCTACTCTGAATTATGATATTAACAGAAGTCTCAACAGTCAGAAGCTGGCTCTGTCTGTTGAAATCTGCAGGAGCTAGGACCCATGATCTGGAAATGCACCAAGAACATTCAGACAGAATTTTACATTAGAAGAAACAGATGCAAGAGTGTTACAGGGAAGAAGatcagaaatgaatgaaaagcacAAATTGACAAAGGCCTGCTCTACCCCATTGTATATACACCTGTATTGAGATTTGCTTTTAAATAGAATTATTATCATAAAGTGCCTGTGTTAAATTATTGGCAGTAAAGCGGCAGCAGATTCAGATATGCTAAAAGAGGCACATTTAAGTTCTTCAACAAATAAATTGCTATTGAACATAAATGAAACTAAGACATAGGGCTGTATTGATTCATCAAATAGCTTGATTAAAAGAAATACTGGATGCAAAttctttgtttcagtgcttcatttaatgcATGACTCTGCAGGGCTCAGTTGTCACCCTGCAAGCATGAGGATTTCACCCACATTTGCCACTAACAACAGGCCTGTGCGGCGAAGAGCacagaggcggagccgttattaagctgtgagctcaggtggagcgaaagaaAATTTTTTTCCAACATCCAAAACAGCCGCATTTACTACTGTaattgccattaaaaaaaaaaaaactgtgaaaaaattgGTGGTAGTCTTTCATCAAATCACCTGCTCAACAAACttcaacatgaagaaaagtttACTTTTGAGGAGCTCCCACCAACTACCATTTACACCGCTGTAAACATAAGTATCGTAAGTTCAGTAAAAGAATTTTttcgctttaaaaaaaaattaaagaattaGGACTTGTGGTCCTAAATACTTAAAGATTTTACATGAGAAACCTAGACTCTAACAACTCTGAGTAATTAATAGTACAAACTCTTAATCAGAACCACCATCAGACAAACCCAGATCATTGGTTTTGACCTGCACCCCATCACCTTGTTCTCCAGCTGTAGTTGATACTGTACCAGAACTTTCTTGTAACCCATTTCCTCTAATACACAAGTGTGAGTTCCTTCCACCTCAGGTTCCATGCTGTCGATCAAATAAAGGCAATGCTCTGTCTTCCAGCTGCAAGATGTGGAGTTTTTAAGGTGGTGCCAGCTGTACTGAGCATGACGAGACGACACTGGGCACCGCAAGAAATGCTTTGCATGAAGGTTGATGCTGATTACATTCTTGTCTAGATTTGGAATACCACTAGCAAAGACTGTGGAAAGAACACAAGAACGCTGATTTAGTTTAGgcgtgtgtttgtttttcttttttcacaccACTCTGATTTCTTATCAAAGTGAAGTGCAGTACAGTAAGCTTCTTGGCAAAATACATGGAAATGATAAGCCATCAGCTTTTgttgtgaagtgtgtgtgtgtgtgtgtgtgtgtgtgtgtgtgtgtgtgtgtgtgtgtgtgtgtgtgtaggtgtgtttgtgtgtgtgtgtgtatgtggggggtggggtctttgttttttttaagagtctTTAGGGTGTAAGAATGTAGTAAAAATCAGTTGTGTGTGTCAggtaaataaactaaaaagatgagtgattacagaaAGGGGAAATGGAAGAATTGTAATAATATCTTTGGTCATCTGTCCAAACTGAGCAACTACATTGCACTGTGAGGGTTTCAAAGGCTGTTGTAATGGACAGAATGCGATAGAGTTCTGATTTAGGATTACCATGTGACTAGTGCCATGGCGACATACCAGCcaataagaaaaacaacataatATGATGTGCAACACATTGTGAAAAAACTAAGCAACTTAGGCCTCCTCCAGGTGTTGGGGATACTCTACACAGGCTTGGATAGATTTACATTGGATCATCATATCATGATCAAGGAGGATGTAGCAAGAGAAGTTGCAGTTGTGCACCACAGCATTGTCATAGAGTCTATATACAttaagtgtatttattttgcagtGCAGTAAACTTATAAGATCATTATTAGAACAATTTTTCAGGTGTTAATTAGAAGATATAAAGCAAAGGCAACGgctctatttgcagtttgttttgcacCTGATGTATTCAGGATGCACAGCAGTCAAGTTGGTCAGGTGTATGGAGGTGGAAGCATTTGTAAAGTGTAATAGAATAAAGAActgtatcatctgcatatacGAGGATCACTAACAGATGTATCTTCCTATAATACAGTCCCACCTCCACAATTGGTAGTTCACCAATCAAATTTGGCACACATGATGTCATGTTGTCTGGCAACTACCTAATAACTCACTAAAATGATATTTAGAGCAGGACATGGGCATGTCCTAGTTAATGTAAAATAGGAAAATGTGATGAGGTGAATGTGTATAATCTTGTTTTCAAATTTCCAGGAGAGAATGGTAAAGAATGGTGCACAAAGGTTTTGTTATCCGTTGTGACTCTTCTCTTACTGAACGATATAAACTTACTTTTATTCCTGCTGGTATCTATCCATACGGATTCAGGGTTCTGTCCAAATTTTACAGTTTGCTGGAACATTCATGTGTTAAATTACTTATCCAGGTGTCTGAATTTAAATaccttgtgcagtgtgttcttcACACACGCTTAGGTTCCCAGTAGCTGCATCATGCCATATCTCACTGCAAAACATAATGTATGTCTAAATTAGGCAGCATGTAACCATTATCCCTATACTGGATTTAAGAGACTAACACCTTACTGGAACCCAGAGGGACTTTTGACCtccctttaatttaaaatgaaatttattttttaagtatttcGACTTGAATCCTCTTCAATTATAAAAcatcatatttattatttttataaagatattttgggttttttttaacaacttttaaaaaaatttaaggctGGTTCATATAAACTTTGGTTGTGAGAAATTGTTCATATATTGCAGGTGTGAGTTACATAAAGCTCTGAGGTCTTACTTTGTCTCAGGGGTGCAGTGGGCACCGTTCCAGCCACAGTAAGGATCTCTGGATAAGATACAGTCCTCGCAAGTATTTCCATACTGGGCACAGTTTGCTACATCAAGTTGGACCAGTTCATTTCCAGTGTTCACATACAACTTTTTCTGCAATGATGGACGTGCTGTTAAAGTACTGGGCTTTTTAGTAAAATTCAGTGGGGTGGGTGTGGGGCATGGTTCTGTAGGGATTGCTGGTACTCACAGAAGATGGGTGAAGGATGAAGCTGAGGATGTGTGCACTGTAGTTGAATGGTTGATACTCAGCAATGACAAAGGGGTGACTTTTGTTGTGCATCACCTTATGAATCCTTCCATTACCtgtgaaaaaccacaaaaaggagcaggGATGATACTAAATATTAAAACTTGTCTGGACACTCAGATCCACCTCAGCCACTCCTCTCTCACAGGTTCTGTTGCTTTatatgacacttttttttgtcttcagaagTTGTGTAAACCCAttaaattttctattttctttaagCATCCATGGTTATCAAGCTCTCTGATCTCAGGACCACCCACATCAATCTGGGACTTTTGTTTACtggaccattttttttcttctgaaataTGCCTGTGTGGCATCGCACCACACAGGCAACAAACATTTAGTGCTTCCCAATTCAGATTTTTTACTCACTTAGAGATAAGAAGATaacggtgctgctgctgcttctcttgtTCGGTGAACCGTCAACATGGATCTGAGTATAGTCGTGATGATTCAAGAGAAGAAGGTCAGAGTCATCCACAGGCTGAACTGACTGCTCCATCTCTGAAGTCTTATCGATCATTTTCAGGATGTCCACTGGTATCTTGGTGCTGTCAGGAGCACACTGGAGAGTAAAAGTGCATAGCTTAGAAGAGCTGCACACCAGCCGACCGGTCAAGACCCCAAACTGTCAAACGTTTGTTCTCATGCTGCATATATGCACTTAGCACTATTTAACATCTGAGTATCAAATTTCAAATGAGGCCAGTATTTACcttaaaactgaaagaaaaaaaaaaaggccagttACTCTGTAACTATAATTAACCACTTGCTTTAAATGATATAATCGCCCAAAAAGTCAGGAATCTTTTTGTGATGGCACAAGTTGTTACACATTTCACATCTGACCAGTTTAAATGTCTCATACCATCCTTGGAACATCTAGTTGGTCTCTTGTGTAGTGTTTGAACAGGGAGTTTGTGAAGATTTTGTTGATGTCTTGTATCGTGTAGATGCAAACAGCACTCATTCCCCTGCACAGAGACACATAGTCAGCAGGTTGGTCTGAGACATCTCCAGCAAAATGGGTGAACTGGACTAAGGGTCAAAAAAGTCCAGAAAAAGCAGCTGACCACACAGACTGaccaaaaagaaacaggaagagagctgaaaaaacaaaagtgtcCTTTCATCACTGTGAATGACTTTATTCATGTGACACTCAACCAGTCAGACTTACATGTTTGGAACAGCACAAGATTCAATTACACAAATACTCAAATTCTAAATATATTATACTTTACTTAGATAAAGTTGCAGCATCAAAATCAATAATAATAGAGTTCTACCATTCGTTTCTAAAGAGTGCGTAGATCTTAGTATCTTGCCATCGCTCTGCATGCACAGTGGCCACATCTACGAGCTCAGAGTAATACTGTCCTCTCTCAGGGTCTCCACAGAAGAGCCTGGCACTCATCTGGGATGTCCAGATAAACTGCAGGTTGTTCTTAGGACCACCAACATCTGTCTGTAAGCAATACACAGCTGATCAATCATTCCTGATCGGCACTTATTCAGTTCAAACTTCCCATTCATTCTGACCTTACCATGCAAACCTGAGTCACAAAGGGGAGCCACAATTTACTGTACAGTCCAcggtctttgtttttctccttatAGAAGCCATAAACTCTGCTCTGGGAGGGATCCTCTTTGCGTCTGCTGAGCACCAAACCTACATAATACTGCTCTAAatattgaaaaacaaaatgattattTATCTCCACACATATATGGTGGTATGTCTCGCTCTTTCTTTATGCAAAGTACCTTTATGGTGGGCTGATGGCTGCACTCTTCCTTTCCCAAACTTGTGAATGCCAACATTATCTTGAGATCCAGAGTTTGTTATGTAGAGATCTGTACTTTGTTCAGATTCTGGAACAAACAGGTGCAAATTAATGTTTCAGAGGGATTTGCAAACAGGGAGGAACTGGTCCAATATCATAgtaataagcagaagaagaaacccTGAAATGATAGAATCATAGAAAAATGGGAATCTGAAAGCAGTCATTCATCAGCAGATTTATTAAGAAGTGTGTTTGAAAAACTCACCCACAAGGGCTGACGGTTCACCCTTCTTTATGATAAATCTGCTTATTCCTTCTCTTAAACTCTTCATATTTTCAGAGGGAGTGCACAAGGGTGACTCTGTTAAgtcctataaataaataaataaataacagtacaTCTTAAAGTATCCCCAGCACAGGAGGCATACATGCACACCCAGCACCCAGTATCTAACAGATGATGTGGCTAATATCAACAAAGACCACTGCTAACATTGTTAGTTAGTGGTGGTATTATATATCAGCTCTCAGTCAAACTTAAACTGCAGTGTCCTACCGTGTTACAGCAAACTGTTTCCCTGTCATTGGttccacacacaaacagctggttAGTGTCTTCCCTCGGGTGGACCAAAGTGATGTTATAGCTGCAATCCTAAATGAC is a genomic window containing:
- the LOC115777947 gene encoding semaphorin-7A-like, coding for MRLSLAAHFFLLHLCNLVMGNAENSPRMIFTEKETKMKRFNLQDKAPVQILLEGQPDTVLAAGQTDLNTYNFQNSEKSQNHIVMRWKECNGEHSEQDCSYNITLVHPREDTNQLFVCGTNDRETVCCNTDLTESPLCTPSENMKSLREGISRFIIKKGEPSALVESEQSTDLYITNSGSQDNVGIHKFGKGRVQPSAHHKEQYYVGLVLSRRKEDPSQSRVYGFYKEKNKDRGLYSKLWLPFVTQVCMTDVGGPKNNLQFIWTSQMSARLFCGDPERGQYYSELVDVATVHAERWQDTKIYALFRNEWGMSAVCIYTIQDINKIFTNSLFKHYTRDQLDVPRMCAPDSTKIPVDILKMIDKTSEMEQSVQPVDDSDLLLLNHHDYTQIHVDGSPNKRSSSSTVIFLSLSNGRIHKVMHNKSHPFVIAEYQPFNYSAHILSFILHPSSKKLYVNTGNELVQLDVANCAQYGNTCEDCILSRDPYCGWNGAHCTPETNEIWHDAATGNLSVCEEHTAQVFASGIPNLDKNVISINLHAKHFLRCPVSSRHAQYSWHHLKNSTSCSWKTEHCLYLIDSMEPEVEGTHTCVLEEMGYKKVLVQYQLQLENKVMGCRSKPMIWVCLMVVLIKSLYY